In a genomic window of Telopea speciosissima isolate NSW1024214 ecotype Mountain lineage chromosome 5, Tspe_v1, whole genome shotgun sequence:
- the LOC122662792 gene encoding disease resistance protein RPS2-like gives MDFIGPLVGVIDTYLIAPFVRQINYLRSSHDNVNGLQTVVQNLTAKMKDVETTLKAEENSGQVKTAVASNWFEAVDEIKEEAKVIEKEYSEGTCAGGWCVNCWSRYKMSKKSARLKVKAIVRLDEQFDVARPPSPKTVIEMPNEPIIENQPSTQGMLQLMLDCIGDPEIGIVGVYGMGGVGKTTLAKEVNNHFKNDPCFDTVIMVTVSATPNIRNIQTSISKRLGLPENSENDALFNALRKKKFLLILDDVWCELRLEDVGIPRPPNEKGSKILVTSRNQDICTDIGARKTVEVKPLSKAESWDLFVEKAGEHVSADGVKYFAEKIVGRCKGLPLAIVTVARAMANRRGVGVWENALREMKHLRGMIDKVFVPLKFSFDSLENDMLRNLFLYCASFPEDNNIEVDEMLNYCIGEGLVDELGSLKAARDNCMDLIESLKIACMLEDGEIKGSVRMHDIMRQLALWITSSEYSDSSSPKLLIRIGKSFKEAPQAPEWVDATMISLYDTQIEKLPELGETCQKLTTLLLMWNRILTVIPPTNFLQHVDHLSVLDLSFSEKLEYLPDSLSCLVKLRVLRLNSCQSLRSLPALGMLQQLQVLDLGWCSVLDQQILGSECVGGLSNLRYLNVEVSKVSIPTGVISHLHKLEELRFFRANKIKWCVSSAEDEKWDKKEERSGSSTSDSFIVDVRELSELTYLTSLSFSFEDIIISYWFKPLAKKITWLSLKRCRVIKQEALEDLNESQNLQYLTIEDCPGVKCVRISVGFTKLINCEDLEMVLDEEEEVYHHQNPFIGRRLDLRKLPKLKRICGSSITPLNCFGQLSWIGIEQCNSLKMVFTKGMPGLFNNLIHIRVYSCNRMEVIIEEAEEEEEEVNGARGVISTFPRLMTLELDNLPMLVDVCRNHILHCPLIVDVHVSKCPSLKKDPLHIQNANGLLVIEGERWLGDIKVMEDEIQAYSL, from the coding sequence ATGGATTTCATTGGGCCATTGGTAGGTGTTATTGATACATATCTGATTGCTCCCTTTGTTCGACAGATAAACTACTTGAGAAGCTCCCATGACAATGTCAATGGCCTGCAAACAGTAGTTCAAAATCTGACAGCAAAGATGAAGGATGTGGAAACCACTCTAAAAGCAGAAGAAAACTCTGGACAAGTGAAGACTGCCGTAGCAAGCAATTGGTTCGAAGCCGTCGATGAAATCAAAGAGGAAGCCAAAGTCATAGAGAAGGAGTATAGTGAAGGGACTTGTGCAGGGGGTTGGTGTGTGAACTGCTGGTCACGCTACAAAATGAGCAAGAAGTCTGCAAGACTCAAGGTAAAGGCAATTGTTAGGCTCGATGAACAATTTGATGTGGCAAGGCCACCTTCTCCAAAGACTGTTATAGAGATGCCAAACGAACCAATAATTGAGAATCAACCATCAACTCAAGGCATGCTGCAACTGATGCTTGATTGCATAGGTGATCCAGAAATTGGCATTGTTGGAGTATATGGTATGGGGGGAGTTGGTAAAACCACTCTGGCCAAAGAAGTAAATAATCACTTCAAAAATGATCCTTGTTTTGATACTGTAATAATGGTCACTGTGTCTGCCACTCCCAACATACGAAATATCCAAACCAGTATCAGTAAGCGACTCGGATTACCGGAAAATAGTGAGAATGATGCATTGTTCAATGCCctaaggaagaagaaatttcttCTAATTTTGGATGATGTGTGGTGTGAATTAAGGCTAGAGGATGTTGGAATCCCTCGCCCTCCAAACGAAAAAGGGAGCAAGATTCTTGTGACGAGTCGAAATCAAGATATCTGCACTGATATAGGTGCTAGAAAAACAGTAGAAGTGAAGCCATTATCAAAAGCTGAATCATGGGATCTCTTTGTTGAAAAAGCAGGTGAACATGTTTCTGCCGATGGTGTAAAATACTTTGCTGAAAAAATTGTTGGAAGGTGTAAGGGTCTTCCCCTTGCAATTGTCACTGTGGCTCGAGCAATGGCAAATCGTCGTGGAGTTGGGGTGTGGGAGAATGCCTTAAGGGAAATGAAGCATCTCCGAGGTATGATAGATAAAGTATTTGTTCCTTTGAAATTCAGTTTTGATAGCTTGGAGAATGATATGCTTAGGAATCTATTTCTTTATTGTGCCTCTTTCCCTGAAGACAATAACATAGAGGTAGATGAGATGTTAAATTATTGCATTGGAGAGGGATTAGTAGATGAATTAGGGAGTTTGAAAGCTGCTAGGGATAATTGTATGGATCTGATTGAGAGCTTGAAAATTGCTTGCATGTTAGAAGATGGAGAGATTAAAGGTAGTGTGAGGATGCATGATATCATGCGGCAGCTTGCACTTTGGATTACTTCTTCAGAGTACTCTGATAGTAGTAGCCCCAAGTTATTGATAAGGATTGGTAAATCATTTAAAGAGGCACCACAGGCTCCTGAGTGGGTAGATGCAACAATGATTTCTCTATATGATACCCAAATAGAGAAGTTGCCAGAGTTGGGAGAGACATGCCAAAAACTAACTACTTTGCTACTCATGTGGAATAGGATTCTAACTGTTATTCCCCCAACAAATTTCTTGCAACATGTGGATCATCTTAGTGTACTCGATCTTTCTTTCTCAGAGAAGTTGGAATATCTCCCAGATTCCTTATCATGTTTGGTGAAACTTCGGGTGCTTAGGCTAAATTCCTGTCAAAGTTTGAGATCATTGCCTGCATTGGGAATGCTCCAACAGCTCCAAGTTTTAGATTTGGGTTGGTGTTCAGTGTTGGACCAACAAATCCTCGGATCTGAATGCGTGGGAGGTTTAAGTAATTTAAGATACTTGAATGTGGAAGTGAGCAAAGTTTCTATTCCAACAGGGGTAATTTCTCATTTGCACAAACTGGAGGAATTGAGATTTTTTAGagccaataaaataaaatggtgtGTGAGTTCTGCTGAAGATGAAAAATGGgacaaaaaggaagagagaagtgGGTCTAGTACCAGTGACTCCTTCATTGTTGATGTGAGGGAGTTGTCCGAGTTGACTTATTTaacctctctttccttttccttcgaAGATATCATTATCTCTTACTGGTTCAAACCTTTGGCCAAGAAGATTACATGGTTGTCTCTGAAACGTTGCAGAGTCATAAAACAAGAAGCTCTAGAAGATCTCAATGAATCCCAAAATCTTCAGTACTTAACAATTGAGGATTGCCCAGGTGTGAAATGTGTGCGCATTAGTGTTGGATTTACCAAATTAATAAACTGTGAAGACTTGGAAAtggtgttggatgaggaggaggaggtctaCCATCACCAAAATCCCTTCATTGGTAGGAGATTAGACCTAAGAAAATTGCCAAAATTGAAAAGGATATGTGGTAGTTCTATCACACCACTAAATTGTTTTGGTCAACTTTCATGGATAGGAATAGAGCAATGCAATAGCTTGAAGAtggtcttcacaaagggaatgcCAGGCTTGTTCAACAACTTGATACATATTAGGGTTTATTCTTGCAACAGAATGGAAGTAATAATtgaagaagcagaggaagaagaagaagaagttaatgGTGCCAGGGGAGTCATCTCAACCTTCCCGAGACTGATGACTTTAGAGTTAGATAACCTACCAATGCTAGTTGATGTGTGCAGAAACCATATCTTGCATTGCCCCCTTATAGTAGATGTGCATGTGAGCAAGTGTCCGAGTTTAAAGAAGGATCCTCTTCACATACAAAACGCGAACGGGTTACTTGTCATCGAGGGGGAGCGTTGGCTAGGAGACATTAAAGTCATGGAAGATGAAATCCAAGCTTATTCTCTGTGA
- the LOC122661510 gene encoding protein PIN-LIKES 7-like — MGFLTLLEVAAMPMLQVLLISTLGAFMATKYLNLLNPDSRRYLNKLVFDVFGPSLMFASLVKTVDLQDIFTWWFMPINVGLIFFIGGLLGWIVVKILKPEPYLEGLIIATCSAGNIGNLILVVVPAICNEEGSPFRDRNSCNAVALSYASFSMAIGGFYIWTYTYHLVRSSAIRYKAIQDAEEALKKPNKDLDANSESHLLNVDYEDEAKPIDEVSSGKAGDERSSSWGKVTGILYQIEEELMAPPTIAALVGFIFGCVPWLKNLLVGKTAPLRLIQDSIKLLGEGAIPCSTLIVGANLIQGLRSAKLRPLLIVGVIVVRYMILPVIGMGVVKVAGDLGFLSPDPLYRYVLMLQFTLPPAMSVGTMTQLFDVGKEECSVLYIWTYLVAAFSLTMWSTVFMWVLS; from the exons atggggtTCTTGACACTTCTCGAGGTGGCAGCCATGCCCATGTTGCAGGTCCTTCTCATCAGTACTCTGGGGGCTTTCATGGCAACCAAGTATTTGAACCTTCTAAATCCAGATTCTCGGAGATACTTGAACAAG CTTGTGTTTGATGTGTTTGGTCCATCACTCATGTTTGCAAGTCTAGTTAAGACTGTTGATCTCCAAGATATTTTTACATG GTGGTTCATGCCCATCAATGTGGGATTAATCTTTTTTATTGGAGGACTACTTGGGTGGATAGttgtgaaaattttaaaaccagaaCCATATCTAGAAGGCCTCATCATTGCTACATGTTCAGCAG GGAATATAGGAAACCTTATCTTAGTAGTTGTCCCTGCAATCTGTAATGAAGAGGGCAGCCCATTTAGAGACCGTAATAGTTGCAACGCCGTGGCTCTCTCTTATGCATCTTTCTCCATGGCG ATCGGCGGATTTTACATTTGGACTTACACTTATCATCTTGTACGAAGTTCAGCAATAAGATACAAAGCAATTCAAGATGCTGAGGAAGCATTGAAGAAGCCTAACAAAGATTTAGATGCCAACAGTGAATCTCACCTTCTCAATGTAGATTATGAAGATGAAGCAAAGCCCATTGATGAGGTT TCTTCTGGGAAGGCTGGGGATGAGAGATCATCATCATGGGGAAAAGTAACAGGAATTCTCTACCAGATTGAGGAGGAGTTGATGGCACCACCAACTATTGCTGCA TTAGTAGGATTCATCTTTGGGTGTGTGCCATGGCTGAAGAATCTTCTTGTCGGTAAAACTGCTCCTCTACGACTGATCCAGGACTCGATTAAATTACTTGG GGAAGGCGCAATTCCCTGCAGCACCCTTATAGTAGGAGCTAACCTCATTCAAG GTTTACGCTCGGCAAAATTGAGGCCACTGCTCATCGTAGGAGTCATTGTAGTGCGATACATGATACTTCCTGTGATTGGAATGGGTGTGGTTAAGGTAGCTGGTGATCTGGGTTTCCTCTCACCAGACCCTCTCTATCGATACGTCCTAATGTTACAATTTACACTTCCACCTGCCATGAGTGTCG GTACCATGACCCAACTGTTTGATGTGGGTAAAGAGGAGTGCTCAGTCCTATACATTTGGACATACTTGGTTGCAGCCTTTTCTCTCACTATGTGGTCCACAGTGTTCATGTGGGTCCTGTCCTGA